A stretch of Tigriopus californicus strain San Diego chromosome 11, Tcal_SD_v2.1, whole genome shotgun sequence DNA encodes these proteins:
- the LOC131890379 gene encoding uncharacterized protein LOC131890379 isoform X1 — protein sequence MAKTWMILGTLIFLSICISSTHGIFGLENLFKGGHRSRGYNNCGCPCRTYWVKKCTFKLETKCTQKYYKKECKKVPAIKSVKVKATDCQRCVRFQETVIDFSVAKECVPVYDEKCKTVYPQVCHTEEKCSMIYRTECYKHHYEQKCHQVPGKKCYNVKKCHREPQTQCNNVQRNRCRKVPQPIFKKEPSHKCDDFGPKQKDANCNGIPNQKDLVPTEQFRVKISPFNAVKLALSGINEEQGRKAVIETLGIDPELAALAQGGNPASNPAALAALAGNGNLASLLGGSGGSGGSGGNSAALAAALGNSGGDTSNLANNPAVLAALAGGGNSGGLSSLSNNPGALAALANAQGGSSSGNNQAALAALAAAQGNNNNNNNNNGYGAPRPSYGGGTNNNNNNNNQANLAAALSGQQGGTNNLAALAGQQGLSQAQIAALTGQQGGNNNNLAALAGQQGLSQAQIAALTSGQQGDNNNLAALAGQQGISQSQLAALAGQQSQGVGGLNQNQLAALTGQNGLNQNQLSALAGNQNQGRNPVTGYSPPNSNANNFNLNNLRAVAPANNYGAAVAPSNGYGVGGANLPNGLQGIPGLSGGQLPSNLAGIPGLSNGQLPNNLAGIPGLSSGNLPNNLQGFDLNSLAAQGGVPNNLASQLGGQNNLANYGNNQGAPAPAFQATSTYGVSAANAPSPAPSPSSPPNSSNTGDGTIASRFPGGVVPPALAAQIPGLPAGTLPNVPTLPPGGLPPEVAALLPPGFELPGQSQRLEQVPAAPANPTPTTIVAQALGLTNERQHKLRILQIKQRRQIRRLQDQIKRLTEIPTDKAVDEKDQASEFERDREIVTISRRERMLRRHMIRLQKQVLRLQQEVRLNNEGSEERETLRSQPTPPGGGSVNTSTNRRGNNFGERMATTPVYSVTATTVVEKVNTILTTTTTTTTTTTTTTTTTTTTTTTTTTTTTTTTTTTITTATTTTTTTTSTTTTTTTSTTTTTTTTTATTTTTTTTTTTATTTTTTTKTTTTTTTSVTTTSLRPVFTESQRLTTDTTTEIPFWRLSRKHHPGKGMKYIFKDLTTLYRDKTDSITTTKPQIIIAKILETTVTTTITTTATTAASKTITTTIRTTSKKTTISPVTSPKNATPEMESPEEVELFKPFASNGRPPKRLRRRRKKNLIPFLRIKEKNESSSNQDDGPEERKPVIRSEWSKRTRIVRGHRHAPIKTLRRKVQARSEEEPSRWKSDSTVQNLWITVHKVPREFESLRLTPIED from the exons AGAATGCGTTCCAGTTTATGATGAAAAATGCAAGACTGTCTACCCGCAAGTTTGCCACACGGAGGAAAAATGTTCCATGATCTATCGAACAGAGTGCTACAAACATCACTACGAGCAAAAGTGTCATCAGGTTCCGGGAAAAAAATGCTACAATGTTAAAAAGTGTCATAGAGAACCTCAAACACAATGCAACAACGTGCAAAGAAACCGTTGTCGTAAGGTCCCACAACCAATCTTCAAGAAAGAACCGAGTCACAAGTGCGACGATTTTGGCCCCAAACAGAAAGATGCTAATTGCAATGGCATTCCAAATCAGAAGGATTTGGTCCCGACGGAACAGTTCCGCGTGAAGATCTCACCCTTCAATGCCGTTAAACTGGCGTTGAGTGGAATCAATGAAGAGCAAGGTCGCAAGGCTGTGATTGAAACGCTTGGCATTGACCCCGAATTGGCGGCCTTGGCGCAAGGTGGCAATCCGGCAAGCAATCCAGCTGCTCTTGCCGCTTTAGCTGGCAATGGCAACCTTGCTTCACTCTTAGGGGGAAGTGGGGGAAGTGGGGGAAGTGGGGGAAACTCTGCAGCATTGGCGGCCGCCCTCGGGAACTCGGGAGGAGACACATCCAATTTAGCCAACAACCCAGCCGTTTTGGCAGCCTTGGCTGGTGGAGGGAACTCAGGAGGCCTAAGCAGCCTTTCTAATAACCCTGGAGCTCTGGCTGCTCTGGCCAACGCTCAAGGAGGGTCATCGTCAGGAAATAATCAAGCAGCCTTGGCTGCTTTGGCAGCTGCTCAaggaaacaacaacaacaataataataataacggCTACGGTGCTCCTCGCCCCTCGTATGGTGGGGGaacgaacaacaacaacaataataataatcaagCAAATCTTGCTGCAGCCTTATCTGGACAGCAAGGTGGAACCAACAATTTGGCAGCCTTGGCTGGGCAACAAGGTTTGAGCCAAGCTCAAATTGCGGCTCTTACAGGACAACAGGGAGGCAATAATAACAACTTGGCCGCCTTAGCGGGTCAGCAAGGCCTAAGTCAAGCTCAAATAGCGGCTCTGACAAGCGGCCAACAAGGTGACAATAACAATCTGGCTGCTCTGGCAGGACAGCAAGGAATCAGTCAGAGCCAACTTGCAGCTTTGGCGGGACAACAAAGTCAAGGGGTAGGTGGTCTCAATCAAAACCAACTGGCAGCCCTGACCGGACAAAATGGGCTGAACCAAAATCAGCTCTCAGCCTTGGCTGGCAACCAGAATCAAGGGCGAAATCCTGTGACGGGCTATTCTCcgccaaattcaaatgcaaataatttcaacctCAACAACCTGCGAGCAGTGGCTCCAGCAAATAATTATGGTGCAGCTGTAGCGCCGTCCAATGGATATGGTGTTGGTGGTGCAAATCTACCAAATGGATTGCAAGGTATCCCGGGTTTATCAGGTGGACAACTGCCATCCAATCTTGCCGGTATTCCAGGCCTCTCTAATGGCCAGCTCCCGAACAACCTGGCGGGTATCCCAGGTCTCTCAAGTGGAAACCTCCCAAACAACCTGCAAGGGTTCGATCTGAATAGTCTTGCTGCACAGGGAGGAGTCCCCAATAACCTGGCTTCCCAATTGGGGGGTCAAAATAATCTAGCGAACTATGGCAATAACCAAGGGGCTCCTGCTCCTGCATTCCAAGCTACCTCAACCTATGGCGTCAGTGCAGCCAATGCCCCATCGCCTGCACCTTCTCCCTCATCCCCTCCAAATTCTTCAAACACTGGAGATGGCACTATTGCCTCCAGATTTCCGGGTGGAGTTGTCCCTCCGGCCTTGGCCGCTCAAATTCCAGGTTTGCCCGCTGGAACTCTTCCCAATGTACCTACCTTACCCCCCGGGGGTCTGCCTCCCGAAGTGGCTGCCCTTTTACCCCCAGGATTTGAATTACCAG GCCAAAGTCAAAGGTTGGAACAAGTTCCTGCCGCACCGGCCAATCCAACCCCAACTACAATTGTAGCTCAAGCCTTGGGCCTCACCAATGAACGACAGCATAAACTTCGTATactccaaatcaaacaaaggaGACAAATCAGAAGACTCCAAGATCAAATTAAACGTTTAACTGAGATTCCGACAGACAAAGCAGTGGACGAGAAAGACCAAGCATCAGAATTTGAAAGGGACCGCGAGATCGTCACCATATCCAGAAGAGAAAGAATGCTCAGACGTCATATGATCCGGCTGCAAAAACAAGTGTTAAGGTTGCAACAAGAGGTCCGATTAAATAATGAGGGGTCGGAGGAGCGAGAAACGCTTCGAAGTCAACCGACTCCACCAGGTGGGGGATCTGTGAACACATCTACAAATAGGAGAGGCAACAATTTTGGCGAACGAATGGCCACCACGCCTGTCTACTCTGTGACTGCTACAACTGTAGTTGAAAAAGTCAACACTATTCTGactacaactactaccactaccactaccactaccactaccactaccactaccactaccactaccactaccaccaccaccactaccaccactaccaccaccaccaccatcactaccgccaccaccaccacaaccacaactacAAGCACAACTACAACCACAACTACAAGCACAACTACAACCACAACTACAACCACAGCTACAACCACAACTACAACCACAACTACAACCACAGCTACAACCACAACTACAACGACAAAAACTACCACCACGACTACAACAAGTGTTACAACTACGTCACTAAGACCCGTATTTACGGAAAGTCAAAGATTGACGACAGATACTACAACGGAAATTCCGTTTTGGCGGTTGTCTCGAAAGCATCATCCTGGGAAGGGAATGAAATACATCTTCAAGGACCTGACCACTCTTTATCGAGATAAAACAGATTCGATCACCACAACTAAACCACAaataatcattgcaaaaatcttagaaacaacagtaacaacaacaataactacTACGGCGACGACAGCAGCTTCCAAAACCATTACCACAACCATTAGAACTACTAGCAAAAAAACTACTATATCTCCTGTTACTAGTCCAAAGAATGCCACTCCAGAAATGGAGAGCCCAGAAGAAGTGGAGCTTTTTAAACCATTTGCTTCGAATGGAAGACCCCCGAAACGGTTACGACGTCGACGGAAAAAGAATCTGATTCCGTTCCTtcgaatcaaagaaaaaaatgaatcctcCTCCAACCAAGACGATGGACCGGAGGAGAGGAAACCTGTGATACGCTCTGAATGGAGTAAAAGGACTCGCATAGTGAGAGGGCACAGACACGCCCCAATAAAAACTCTTCGGCGAAAAGTCCAAGCCCGTTCCGAAGAGGAACCATCCAGATGGAAGAGCGATTCCACTGTGCAAAACCTTTGGATCACAGTGCATAAAGTGCCTCGAGAATTCGAAAGTCTGAGGCTCACTCCCATCGAAGATTGA
- the LOC131890381 gene encoding procathepsin L-like, with protein MKSALIVFVGLLALSLADPNLDAEWEDFKQRYGKTYATDNEESQRRAAFEANFNAIEAHNLEATNGQHTFTVGLNKYMDQAEDEINTVMNGLKFDSSLPKTGMKFHSDVDLADLPTKVDWRKEGYVSHIKDQKACGSCWAFSATGSLEGQHFKSEGKLVSLSEQQLVDCDKVDLGCFGGLMDHAFDYIKQNKGDDTESSYPYQGIEGPKCLFKAKDVGATVSGHVDIPTGSEADLMKAVANVGPISVGIDASHMSFHSYKDGIYFEEECSSELLDHGVLVVGYGTEDGNDYWLVKNSWGTTWGMDGYIKMARNKDNNCGIATSASYPSV; from the exons ATGAAGTCTGCACTCATCGTATTCGTCggccttttggccttgtcTCTGGCTGATCCCAACCTGGACGCGGAATGGGAGGATTTCAAGCAACGTTATGGCAAAACTTATGCCACCGACAACGAAGAG TCTCAACGCAGAGCAGCCTTTGAGGCCAATTTCAATGCCATTGAAGCCCATAACTTGGAGGCTACCAATGGACAACACACGTTCACGGTCGGTTTGAACAAATACATGGACCAGGCCGAGGACGAGATCAACACCGTGATGAACGGTCTCAAGTTCGATTCTAGTCTTCCAAAAactggaatgaaattccactctgACGTCGACCTGGCCGACCTTCCCACTAAGGTTGATTGGAGAAAAGAG gGCTACGTTTCTCACATCAAAGACCAGAAGGCTTGCGGATCCTGTTGGGCCTTCAGTGCCACTGGTTCGTTGGAAGGTCAACATTTCAAGTCTGAGGGTAAATTGGTATCCTTGAGTGAGCAACAATTGGTGGATTGCGACAAGGTTGATCTTGGCTGTTTTGGTGGTCTCATGGACCACGCCTTTGACTATATCAAGCAAAACAAGGGTGACGATACCGAGTCCTCTTACCCCTACCAAGGTATTGAGGGTCCCAAGTGCCtcttcaaggccaaggatGTGGGAGCCACAGTTTCAGGACACGTGGACATTCCCACGGGCTCTGAAGCTGATCTGATGAAGGCCGTGGCCAATGTTGGCCCCATCTCTGTGGGAATTGACGCCAGCCACATGAGCTTCCACTCCTATAAGGATGGTATCTACTTTGAAGAGGAGTGCTCTTCTGAGCTTTTGGACCATGGTGTCTTGGTCGTTGGATATGGAACTGAGGACGGCAATGATTATTGGCTGGTCAAGAACAGCTGGGGAACCACTTgggggatggatggatacaTCAAGATGGCCAGAAACAAAGACAACAACTGTGGCATTGCTACCTCTGCCTCGTACCCCTCTGTTTAA
- the LOC131890685 gene encoding histone-lysine N-methyltransferase SMYD3-like produces the protein MDDINETGEVQQQSSDDPDLSHNRGIPSHPRRGDELPSELHQTPSEEKRCCYHCKLMQSKSHMGEDLIVEKVFGRLGPPAQQPRKTKFHPKRGKCGQGTNVFRERPEDDELEILNVILLQKNNLIAPKSVKKGDIILAAKPFVHVLTTSSRGIRCEACFEKRTLRCHCACKYAAYCSPTCLNNDKENHEDECFYIRKNKLNPTSDTLRFMMRFLFKMRNHGERVADLVPGLAKPRTFRDLLDHYDDINGSSRGALVKNYYEETLRFMGLEDAPDPDYFLECYGRMAINSFHILDEHQEAIGAALYLGPSVMDHSCIPNAAVSFEGTNMIVRTLIDRDEIDFSKVFISYIDLLDHKHHRREHLRKHYYFECLCERCQDPDFERSMFCVSCVQCSNAIFIGFGESRDELSPERCSNCDYEIDEHFLEKYVEVCSMVWNRINTHQMAMESAKLCLKLMVKSRFTPLHIYFIKTTEIAFENHLSLMEDPEFDVEENEELLETALFHGRNLLTGYSKYSQHHWSHEGLYLLKVAELEFVLGFNKDCTRHLQRAKEILTISLGKVAASTQLARIDTLLALL, from the coding sequence ATGGACGACATTAACGAAACTGGCGAAGTGCAACAACAATCCTCCGACGACCCGGATCTCAGCCACAATCGGGGAATTCCGTCCCATCCTCGACGAGGCGACGAGCTTCCGTCAGAGCTTCATCAGACACCCTCTGAAGAGAAGCGATGTTGTTATCATTGCAAGTTAATGCAGTCAAAGTCACACATGGGAGAGGATCTGATTGTCGAGAAGGTGTTTGGTCGCCTCGGGCCTCCAGCTCAGCAGCCTCGGAAGACCAAGTTCCATCCCAAGCGAGGTAAATGTGGCCAAGGAACCAATGTGTTCCGCGAGCGTCCCGAGGACGACGAGCTCGAGATCCTTAACGTGATCTTGCTACAAAAGAACAATCTGATTGCGCCCAAGAGCGTGAAGAAAGGTGACATCATATTGGCGGCCAAGCCTTTCGTCCATGTTCTGACCACATCGAGTCGAGGGATCCGATGTGAGGCGTGCTTCGAGAAGAGGACCCTGAGGTGTCATTGTGCTTGTAAATATGCGGCGTACTGCAGTCCAACTTGCTTGAACAATGACAAGGAGAACCATGAGGACGAGTGCTTCTACATTCGGAAGAACAAACTGAACCCAACCAGTGATACATTGCGGTTCATGATGCGATTCCTGTTCAAAATGCGGAACCACGGAGAAAGGGTTGCGGATCTTGTTCCAGGTCTGGCCAAGCCCAGAACTTTTCGGGACCTTCTGGATCATTATGATGACATCAACGGGTCTTCCCGAGGGGCCTTGGTGAAGAACTACTACGAGGAAACCCTTCGATTCATGGGCCTTGAGGATGCCCCGGATCCCGATTACTTCCTGGAATGCTATGGTCGCATGGCTATCAACTCGTTCCACATCCTGGATGAGCACCAGGAAGCCATTGGAGCGGCTCTTTACCTTGGACCCTCGGTTATGGACCATTCTTGCATTCCCAATGCTGCAGTATCATTTGAGGGCACCAATATGATTGTCCGGACATTGATTGATCGGGACGAGATCGATTTTTCCAAGGTCTTCATCAGCTATATCGATCTACTCGATCACAAACATCATCGGAGGGAACACTTGAGGAAGCATTACTACTTTGAGTGCTTGTGTGAACGGTGTCAAGACCCCGACTTTGAGCGGTCCATGTTCTGTGTGAGTTGTGTCCAATGTTCCAATGCCATTTTCATTGGTTTCGGCGAGAGTCGAGATGAGCTCAGTCCTGAGCGATGCTCCAACTGTGATTACGAAATCGACGAGCATTTCTTGGAGAAATACGTCGAGGTATGTTCCATGGTCTGGAACCGAATCAATACTCATCAAATGGCCATGGAGTCTGCCAAGTTGTGTCTCAAATTGATGGTCAAGTCTCGGTTCACTCCGCttcatatttatttcattaaaACCACCGAGATCGCATTCGAAAACCATCTGAGCCTCATGGAAGACCCGGAGTTTGATGTGGAGGAGAACGAGGAGCTCCTGGAAACGGCCTTGTTCCATGGACGAAACCTTTTGACGGGATACTCCAAGTACTCCCAACACCATTGGTCGCATGAAGGCTTGTACTTGTTGAAAGTAGCCGAGTTGGAATTCGTGCTTGGTTTCAACAAGGATTGCACCCGCCACCTTCAAAGAGCTAAAGAGATCCTGACCATATCTTTGGGGAAGGTGGCGGCCTCGACACAATTGGCCAGAATTGATACACTTTTGGCACTTCTGTGA
- the LOC131890089 gene encoding uncharacterized protein LOC131890089: MDPQLWLKDRVLFLGEGNFSFSLDLLTNLLTNASSPSNNVDSITCTAFEPDFVSEEAKNNAQSLIAMGVNVRLGIDGTRLSEAFPEQLFDRIVFMFPHVGGKMRIERNRQLLQDLGLSFSYVTHSESQVFLALTDGQGGTLIDEKPRTEGNSWQVIKMMSHAGFQLVKCFKCDIDQWCPNYRAFGYRSLNKGFATIRPTMHVFQTNGMNGLISLSTHNPNLTIELMQLILQDERAKIRLAFESTLPIVHSDIIVKVEETAGSRVETDIKDRYVLLGQCLFSETHSFGENPVVFSLRSPSGITRPLSWEGSTSDWRELWTVIPSLWPPIYQHDLSFWLLDPKVTLADVRLVLWRVGGLFIVEMECVDTSYRCKEEGTSSMTLRITYQSFSVVLSPKEVWELHLNVIGASLTKECGVKLR, from the coding sequence ATGGATCCCCAACTTTGGCTCAAAGATCGCGTGTTATTTCTGGGCgaaggaaacttttctttCAGTTTAGACTTACTAACAAATTTACTCACAAATGCATCATCGCCATCCAACAACGTTGATTCAATCACCTGTACAGCCTTCGAACCGGATTTCGTGTCCGAAGAGGCCAAAAACAATGCTCAATCCTTGATCGCCATGGGCGTGAACGTCCGTTTAGGGATCGATGGAACGCGATTATCTGAAGCCTTTCCTGAGCAACTTTTCGATCGAATCGTGTTCATGTTTCCTCACGTAGGTGGGAAAATGCGGATTGAGCGCAATCGCCAATTGCTCCAGGATCTGGGATTGAGTTTCTCCTATGTCACCCATTCCGAAAGTCAAGTGTTCCTGGCTCTGACTGATGGTCAGGGTGGAACCTTGATAGACGAAAAGCCAAGGACTGAAGGCAACTCTTGGCAAGTGATCAAAATGATGAGCCATGCAGGGTTTCAATTGGTTAAGTGCTTTAAATGTGATATTGATCAATGGTGTCCGAACTATCGAGCCTTTGGGTATCGTAGTTTGAACAAAGGATTTGCTACAATCAGACCTACTATGCATGTGTTCCAAACCAATGGAATGAACGGATTGATATCATTGTCTACTCACAATCCTAACTTGACAATTGAACTGATGCAATTGATCCTACAAGATGAACGCGCTAAAATTCGACTGGCATTTGAGTCAACCTTGCCGATAGTCCATTCGGATATCATTGTGAAAGTGGAAGAGACTGCAGGATCCCGGGTTGAAACAGATATAAAGGATAGATACGTTCTCCTTGGCCAATGTTTATTTTCTGAAACTCACTCATTTGGCGAAAATCCGGTTGTCTTCAGTCTCAGATCACCCTCAGGGATTACTCGGCCTCTTAGTTGGGAAGGGTCCACTTCAGATTGGAGAGAGTTATGGACTGTGATACCGTCTCTGTGGCCGCCTATTTACCAACATGATCTCAGTTTCTGGCTTTTAGATCCAAAAGTAACTCTGGCTGATGTGCGATTGGTGTTGTGGCGAGTGGGTggattgtttattgttgaaaTGGAGTGCGTGGACACAAGTTATAGATGTAAAGAAGAGGGAACCTCCAGTATGACTTTAAGGATCACTTACCAATCTTTTTCGGTGGTTTTGAGCCCTAAGGAAGTGTGGGAGTTGCATTTGAATGTCATTGGAGCTTCCCTGACAAAGGAGTGTGGTGTTAAGCTCCGATAA
- the LOC131890169 gene encoding histone-lysine N-methyltransferase SETD7-like — translation MSRYRGYQSTTLGYSSRRYNFSSHSEPPPVSRAYTPRPAFDSNEWRIQQSQRRLANLNMNSAFDKAQNRFSTKYSSSSERFQRDDLVEKVSWRDIFNKKMEQEVKPVQDNNQRPLINTKVEPPAPQLVTPLAKINGIKSVESEPRLKAQGSTESLNESDEWSWEEYSESESDQEEVHKQSPKGPLPSPVKKVLPQPASTTLPGLKFTPAKPHKEDLSWVNQRQDKIIVDSMHATLDKWLKAVSTWANDPWTAKGQYPDGSVRAGTKSTDPYSRLQDEIYDYVGERNFFGKPHGKGVVTFANGDKLTGSFRDGKREGKCSLQMRSNDIVYLDANYTNDKLNGKGKIEYKNGDLLYGWFVFGTLHGLGKTFNKEKQLIQVCWYSNGVPVGTVWKFLQGGGILVGEADITGNLIGDDIAFLYPDHQTALLGTFVREKMCMAQIAFIQMVTVRHEMCQLKFTKPRGPLYIYDPGTLTRISTEPLLPDPYETQHVYVRASKLRGAQEGLFANKDLPTDRIVAFYNGIHLRENELVDDKSDHDANAYKILDLQGPDSDGFQGILDIPPEYVNIKRFGKIPAIQTVMEITKDTEIFVSYDYDLEEAPPWYQDLFSKRVILQYQQSKQMWNL, via the exons ATGTCAAGGTACAGAGGCTACCAATCCACCACATTGGGATATTCCTCACGGAGGTACAACTTCTCATCCCATTCTGAACCACCTCCAGTGTCCAGAGCTTACACTCCAAGGCCCGCATTTGACTCCAATGAGTGGAGGATCCAACAAAGTCAACGCCGATTGGCCAATCTCAACATGAATTCCGCATTTGACAAGGCCCAAAATCGATTTAGCACCAAGTATTCCTCGTCCAGTGAGAGGTTCCAAAGAGATGACCTTGTGGAAAAGGTTTCTTGGAGAGACATATTCAATAAGAAGATGGAACAAGAAGTTAAGCCCGTTCAAGATAACAACCAACGGCCTTTGATCAATACAAAGGTTGAACCCCCTGCTCCACAGCTTGTAACACCTTTGGCTAAGATAAACGGGATCAAATCAGTGGAAAGTGAGCCAAGGCTCAAGGCTCAAGGCTCCACGGAAAGTTTGAATGAATCCGATGAGTGGTCTTGGGAAGAGTATTCAGAGAGCGAAAGTGACCAAGAGGAGGTCCATAAGCAAAGTCCCAAAGGACCATTACCAAGTCCGGTCAAAAAAGTCTTACCACAACCTGCGTCAACAACCCTTCCGGGGTTAAAATTTACTCCTGCCAAACCCCACAAGGAAGATCTCTCATGGGTTAACCAAAGGCAGGATAAAATCATTGTGGATTCCATGCACGCCACCTTAGATAAATGGCTGAAGGCAGTCTCGACTTGGGCCAATGATCCTTGGACAGCCAAAGGCCAATATCCAGATGGATCTGTAAGAGCTGGCACCAAATCCACCGATCCATACTCTCGGTTACAAGACGAGATCTATGATTACGTTGGAGAGCgcaatttctttggaaaacCTCATGGTAAAGGCGTGGTTACCTTCGCCAATGGAGACAAGCTCACGGGGTCTTTTCGGGATGGAAAACGAGAGGGGAAATGCTCATTGCAGATGCGTTCCAATGACATCGTGTACCTCGATGCTAATTACACGAACGACAAATTGAATGGCAAGGGCAAGATTGAGTACAAGAATGGCGATCTTCTGTATGGTTGGTTTGTATTTGGAACCCTCCACGGTCTCGGTAAGACCTTCAATAAGGAGAAACAGCTGATCCAAGTGTGCTGGTATTCCAATGGTGTTCCTGTAGGCACTGTTTGGAAATTCCTTCAAGGAGGAGGTATCCTAGTGGGGGAAGCGGATATAACAGGAAATTTGATTGGGGACGATATCGCTTTCCTGTACCCCGACCATCAAACCGCCCTATTGGGCACCTTTGTGAGGGAAAAGATGTGCATGGCACAAATCGCATTCATCCAAATGGTCACTGTCCGCCACGAAATGTGTCAGCTCAAATTCACCAAACCCCGCGGACCTTTGTACATCTACGATCCTGGAACCCTGACCAGGATTTCAACCGAGCCCTTGTTACCGGATCCATATGAGACCCAGCATGTGTATGTGCGAGCATCCAAGCTCAGGGGAGCTCAAGAGGGTCTGTTTGCCAATAAAGACCTGCCAACGGATAGGATAGTTGCATTTTACAATGGCATTCATCTCAGGGAAAACGAGTTGGTCGACGATAAAAGTGACCATGACGCGAATGCTTATAAAATCTTGGATCTTCAAGGTCCAGACTCGGATGGCTTTCAAGGGATTCTTGACATTCCGCCAGAGTATGTCAATATCAAGAG ATTTGGTAAGATCCCCGCCATCCAAACCGTAATGGAAATCACCAAGGATACCGAAATCTTCGTGAGCTATGACTATGATCTAGAAGAGGCTCCACCTTGGTATCAAGATCTCTTTTCAAAACGAGTCATCTTGCAATACCAACAGTCCAAGCAAATGTGGAACCTATAA
- the LOC131890170 gene encoding SET domain-containing protein SmydA-8-like: MSNPKMCFMCLQPAKLRCEECEADIWYCGHTHGNYHRLDGSSQCSPVMISFQEGIGRCLLASRNIIAGEVIFFEHPIVVGPNNVTAPQCLICNSKITETEIVCSCNYPMCSKICQDLHEGKRECQILGDIKLDLNYELILPLRLLLTQDQDHRAFLGTLMNHVEEKQQNKENWMHLKHSVIEPLVQAFQGTISEIAVTEALGVVEVNNYEIYNPLDCGYRGIFPMTSLMTHSCAPNSRHAMEKKSPWSNRCIATVDIPKGQDITTTYVPLILSTQQRRSKLRESWYFDCMCSRCQDPTEFGSNLAGILCSKCSKKSFLLPANPLNFDSVWLCVSEVCDNELTRDQIAQILDSLVERKDSLDRSDVHEFINFLHESENILHINHYILNSLRRWIVSLFCRTTKGNPDPEAITVSMLEAKVMIADKYLFVLNKIEPGLTRNRGRVLYEKADAQAKLANKKLEGGELDGLTFLELLQDSSRLAMEASKCLRYDPEGSFESFIRSSSNFLIQEIDQFQKFLLI, from the exons ATGTCTAacccaaaaatgtgttttatgtGCCTTCAACCAGCCAAATTAAG ATGTGAGGAATGTGAGGCAGACATTTGGTATTGTGGGCACACACACGGTAATTACCATCGCCTTGATGGATCAAGCCAATGCTCTCCAGTAATGATTTCCTTCCAGGAAGGGATTGGACG GTGTCTTCTGGCAAGTAGAAATATCATTGCAGGAGAAGTCATATTTTTCGAGCACCCCATCGTGGTTGGACCAAATAATGTGACCGCGCCACAATGCCTCATCTGCAACTCAAAG ATAACCGAAACTGAGATCGTGTGCTCTTGCAACTatccaatgtgttcaaaaatatgtcaagatCTTCATGAGGGCAAAAGAGAGTGCCAGATCCTGGGTGACATCAAATTAGATCTCAATTATGAACTCATTTTACCCCTGagattgcttttgacgcaagATCAAGATCATCGTGCATTTTTGGGAACACTGATGAATCACGTTGAGGAAAAACAGCAAAACAAAGAGAATTGGATGCATTTGAAACATAGTGTGATTGAGCCGTTGGTCCAAGCCTTTCAAGGGACAATCTCAGAAATAGCAGTGACAGAAGCTCTAGGTGTGGTGGAAGTGAACAATTATGAGATTTACAACCCTTTAGATTGCGGATATCGCGGGATATTTCCCATGACGTCACTTATGACACACTCTTGCGCACCAAATTCCAGGCATgccatggaaaagaaatcaccaTGGTCGAATCGATGCATTGCCACTGTGGATATACCCAAAG GACAAGACATCACCACTACTTATGTTCCGTTGATCCTCAGCACCCAACAAAGAAGATCAAAATTGAGAGAGAGTTGGTATTTCGATTGCATGTGCTCGCGATGTCAAGATCCAACAGAATTCGGATCTAATCTGGCTGGAATACTGTGCAGcaaatgctcaaaaaaatcatttctattGCCCGCCAACCCGCTGAATTTTGATTCGGTTTGGCTTTGTGTCTCTGAGGTTTGTGATAATGAGCTGACTCGTGATCAAATCGCTCAGATTCTCGATTCTCTCGTTGAGCGCAAAGATTCCTTGGACCGCAGCGATGTGCACGAATTCATCAATTTCTTACACGAATCTGAAAACATCCTCCATATCAACCACTATATCCTCAATTCATTACGACGATGGATAGTGTCGCTATTTTGTCGCACCACAAAAGGTAACCCTGATCCGGAAGCGATAACCGTCAGCATGCTGGAAGCCAAGGTGATGATTGCtgacaaatatttgtttgtcTTGAATAAGATCGAACCGGGATTAACTAGGAATAGAG GACGGGTTCTGTACGAAAAGGCAGATGCTCAAGCCAAATTGGCTAATAAGAAACTCGAGGGTGGAGAACTCGATGGTCTCACTTTCTTGGAACTCCTTCAAGACAGCTCTCGTCTGGCCATGGAAGCAAGCAAATGCCTTCGATATGATCCCGAGGGCTCGTTTGAATCCTTCATTCGAAGCTCGAGCAATTTTCTGATCCAAGAGATTGACCAATTTCAGAAGTTTTTACTTATATAA